The stretch of DNA TCCGCCGCTCCCACCGTGTCCACTGCCGCCGCGTCCCGTTCCGCGGCCTCTAACGAGTTGGCGAGTTTCACCGCGTTGGCGAAACTAATCGTTTCCTCCTCCGCGAACAACCTTTGTCGGATGAGATCACTCCTCAATCCGCACACGAACTGGTCTCGCAGGTTCTCGTTCAAATTATCCCCCAGCTTACAATGGCGCGTCAACTTCTTCAACTCGGCGACATAGCTGGCTATATTCTCGTCCGCCGCCTGTCTTCTCTGTCTAAATCTGAATCTCTCTGCCAAAACTGAAGGAGCCGGTTGTAAATGCCGACGTAATAACTCGATTGCGTCCTCATATTTCAACTCTGCCGGTTTCTTTGGGCTGGACAGGTTGACTAGAAGCTCGTAAGCCTCATCTCCCATCACCGCTATCAACGTAGGTAGCTTGAGGTCACTCTTAACATTATTAACTGTAAAATACATCTCAAGCCGCTCGACGTATGACGACCACACCCCGCTTTTTATATCGAATTCCTTCACTTTTCCGATCGACATGATGGAGAATAACCCGACACAGACGCACTCCTCGTTTTAAACTTATCCTCGTTCGGCTTTATCGGAGCAGGTCCAGCCGGAGCGGTCCACACGAGGTGACATTGAAGCGCCAGTTACACCGGGTAGCTCGACAGGGTCAGATAAGGCCCATACGAATACTCCGGCTTCACCGGAGTTCCAAGATGCCGTGGAGAGTAACGAGTCTCCGGCTCAGACCCGCCGCCGCAGTACCTCACCGGCTCACGCGATAACGCCGGAGCCGCGTCCACTGAGACAATGTAGAATAAGGAAACCTTTTAATAAACTTTGATTtgcttttattttgtatttagaatagactttagtatttttatagCTTAGTATGTaagattttaagtatttattaagtgTGGGGGTGTAATGTGGGTACATAGAAAACTGGAATACCCGCGTCAGTCATGTAATCGCCACGAAGTAAAATGGATTACGGAAATATAGTTCGTGCCTAATTTATTTCCCTTCGCCCTCTGTACGTTAcaatactacagctaatttcttaacctggaccctttcaagtaaagatttttatataaacctgtgaggatgatactgccattgtcgcaattgaaaatgccataagcctacgttgtcgtatcgtctaaaaaatgtgaaaaaccaaattaaatttgaatttcgcgggcaggcctgtctcatgccccttaatagtcttttttttcttctctcgtctggctttacaaagattagtaagtatataattatatacatgttagggaaactatataacttaatccgacttcatccgcgccggcgctcgccgatacacgcgcggcgccctcttagagcgcttttcagtatGTTCCCAGTCacttccaccaccaaaaaacaccagtgaaacacaaaaaacagCCACTTTAACAAAAAACCCTCCAAAAAGACGCCGCTTCCGCGCCAGCAaatgccaacacagacgaagtcagttATTAGTCTGTACATAGTACTTATTCTGTATCTGTACTCTGTGGTTCATTGATCTGAGCCTTCGATTTATCGTTGCTTGTAGTTAAATTAACAAGaaagctagaatccagagccgtaacGTACACAGTTGATTGAAAACaaagacaattattattatatacttgttgacgttttgacgtttgatctATTATGTTACACATtggtaaaaatctaaatctaatgtAATTTTTTGCGGCGGTTTTGCCTGTTAATAAGTAAAGGATTTCTTGATTGTTTTTTCTAACGTGTACACACAAGagaagttaatttatttttttctcacTGATAAACGAACGATACCTAATAATGGCTGGTTTTCCGAATTCAAATGAGTATTCTTGGCAAGCTCAAAACAGTGcacattttaataattcaaaTGCATTCGGCGACTCTCAAACACTAGGTAAACTGTGATACTTCAGTGATAGTGTTATTGTAAATTAGGTGTTAATTTATTAGATATAATTACTAACCAAAAACATTTGTTTAGACTTCCAGAACTTCACAGCTGACCAACAAAACTTTTCCTTTGACCAAGGACAAAGCATGCCTGTCAACAACAACCAATACTACAATCCAAGTTTATACACGCCAGCACCAATACCAGGGGATCAACCTACTGAATCATCGGAATTTGATGAACCACCATTACTAGATGAATTAGAAATTTACCCAGATAGAATATTAGAGAAAACTTTAGCTGTGCTCAATCCATTTCATGGTCAATCTAAAGCTGATGATGCTAATTTCCTACTCAGGGATACAGATATTGCTGGTCCTATCGCATTTTGCTTAGCACTGGCAGTATGTTTGTTTCTTTCTGGGAATAAAGCACATTTTGGATATGTATATGGATTATCTGTAATGTCTGTCATTTTAATGTACTGTTTACTATCTTTAATGAGTCATACGGAAGGAGTTTTTACTTTATTGAGTGTTGCCAGTGTGTTAGGGTATTGCATGCTGCCAATGGTTGTATTGGCTTGCTTGGGTATCTTTTTATCTCTTGAAGGTACAATAGGTCTCAGTATGTCAGCTGCAGCGGTGATTTGGTCTGCTCTATCAGCAAGTCGCCTTTTTGTCACTATGTCAGGAGATTTTGAACAAAGACCTCTTATTGCATACCCATGTGCATTAGTTAATGGGGTGTTTGCACTTCTTGTATTGTTCTAACAGACTAACATTGAACTAATTTAGATAAtgctatatttttatactatgaATGTTATCACCGAAAACATTTATATCATGTAACCCATGTTGTAACCAAATGTTTAACCAGGtaactatagtaaataaaatgttttacttttaattatgtttttattgcaGAAgtgaatacaaaatatatcaaataaatctaagttcatataaattggttccAATTAAATCATGCAATCTTTCAAATCTTTTTCTCTGTATTTAGTACTCATAAAATAAGATACATACACATTACAAGTGAATAcaagaaattaaagaaaatactgTTGCTTAATAAtgctgttgttgttgttgtaagCTTGAGTTACAGTTTTTTTACAGTGCAGATAATATTGAAAGTTAATTTTTCGTATGTAATTGATACAGGTATGGCAAAGATGTATGAAATGTTAAGGTCAACATAACTTGAACTTCTGGTTTGTACATTCTAGTCTCTTACAAATaagacagacaaaaataaaaccaatataatatttagcCCATggaatatattaataattatactatTTTACATTTactattacattttattatataagGTTGGTCTGTCACTAAAGAAGTTCTTTAAGACCATAACTTGTGCAAATGCAACACAAACAATAGCTACAGTTTCACACATTGACCACCAGAACACTCTCTCGTTTAGATATTCAGCCGCTTTGCGCCCTTGAGCCTCTCTTAATCTGTGATGAGTTTGATGATCAATAATCCTATTTAGGGCCGAATGGATTTCATCTGCTGAAGTCTCgagctaaaaataataaaacataattactTTACAAACTATAGCTAAAAACAAGCTGTGCATGTGGATCCAATGTCTGCCTACAATTTgattataaattatagtaattattatatactagccgatggatttacgtttttcaaaatcctg from Maniola jurtina chromosome 10, ilManJurt1.1, whole genome shotgun sequence encodes:
- the LOC123868922 gene encoding protein YIPF5 is translated as MAGFPNSNEYSWQAQNSAHFNNSNAFGDSQTLDFQNFTADQQNFSFDQGQSMPVNNNQYYNPSLYTPAPIPGDQPTESSEFDEPPLLDELEIYPDRILEKTLAVLNPFHGQSKADDANFLLRDTDIAGPIAFCLALAVCLFLSGNKAHFGYVYGLSVMSVILMYCLLSLMSHTEGVFTLLSVASVLGYCMLPMVVLACLGIFLSLEGTIGLSMSAAAVIWSALSASRLFVTMSGDFEQRPLIAYPCALVNGVFALLVLF